From a single Sparus aurata chromosome 13, fSpaAur1.1, whole genome shotgun sequence genomic region:
- the LOC115594537 gene encoding uncharacterized protein LOC115594537: protein MYIPHKACIHAFIHSFIHSGARVGPQPLPTREHCIQETKEAALLARKKTMVWALARQTDPENQTIPSWTGFNISTRDQEPTSQDIVEYLPTINSPATELNTVFEILKQSELIRKELHLETIVVVMGQALYAKATEITWKHREWFSNILLRMGTFHTICNALAIIGKRFRDAGLKDICIEAGVVAEGSINGVLDGKHYNCAVRVHKYISEALMRLAWEEFTPWVEKNAPERSQMITSFLEDVKDMTSELNQEKMTNLLQSPLSAELITLWTDFLEHLRHNNGELSAFWMSYIDMV, encoded by the coding sequence ATGTACATTCCTCATAAAGCATGcattcatgcattcattcattcattcattcattcaggtgCACGTGTTGGCCCACAACCTCTTCCAACCAGGGAACACTGTATCCAGGAAACCAAGGAGGCTGCTCTTCTTGCAAGAAAGAAGACAATGGTGTGGGCACTTGCAAGGCAAACAGATCCAGAGAATCAGACAATCCCCAGCTGGACTGGTTTTAATATCAGCACCAGGGACCAGGAACCAACCTCACAAGATATTGTTGAGTATCTGCCAACCATCAACTCACCAGCCACTGAGTTGAACACAGTGTTTGAAATCCTGAAACAATCAGAGCTAATCAGGAAGGAGCTGCACCTAGAGACAATAGTTGTAGTCATGGGTCAGGCGCTCTATGCAAAAGCCACTGAGATAACCTGGAAGCACAGAGAGTGGTTCTCCAACATTCTTCTCAGGATGGGGACATTCCATACCATATGTAATGCCTTAGCCATCATAGGAAAGCGGTTTAGGGATGCTGGTCTAAAGGACATATGCATAGAGGCTGGAGTTGTCGCAGAGGGGTCCATCAATGGAGTCCTTGATGGTAAACACTACAACTGTGCAGTCAGGGTCCACAAGTACATCTCAGAAGCACTGATGAGACTGGCATGGGAAGAGTTCACACCCTGGGTTGAGAAAAATGCTCCAGAGAGGAGTCAGATGATCACATCATTTTTGGAGGATGTGAAAGACATGACCAGTGAACTGAACCAAGAAAAGATGACCAATCTGCTGCAAAGTCCACTCTCAGCTGAGCTGATAACCCTGTGGACAGACTTTCTAGAACACCTCCGTCACAACAATGGAGAGCTCTCTGCATTCTGGATGTCATACATTGACATGGTATAG